The proteins below come from a single Edaphobacter acidisoli genomic window:
- a CDS encoding glycosyl hydrolase family 28-related protein: MHDFQRRSRRELLSIGAVAGLSTLFDSSRQAYATEPSAVPDSNCQDVRKFGAAGDAKTDDTAAFQRALDAASKSGGGIVYAPPGRYLLRGSLIVPDGVTLQGSFACAPSHTGVRDRGQSKPGDDGTALLVTANQGHEEGEPFLTLNTNSTIRGLTLYYPEQVTDNTPIAYPWTIAMRGKNPAVLDVELLNPYQGIDASRNERHNIRNVTGQPIRRGIWVDAIYDIGRIENVHFNPWWNSHSAVYQWQTKNGEAFIFGRADWEYVLNTFCFGYHVGYKFVDTSTGNCNGNFLGIGADDCNRAILVEQCASYGLLITNGEFTSFHGDDPTMIEVRPTNSGVVRLSNSAFWGPCNQIAKIAGTGTVGLSDCTFVQWGKEGERAAIQASSGSILLRGCEFLQNKPHVLLGEDVKRAVLSGNLFAGPAQIQNHSHGDVQIGLNAASS; the protein is encoded by the coding sequence ATGCATGATTTCCAGAGAAGGTCGCGCCGCGAACTTCTATCCATTGGCGCGGTCGCAGGACTTTCGACTCTCTTCGACTCCTCGCGCCAGGCCTATGCAACGGAGCCTTCTGCCGTCCCGGATTCAAATTGCCAGGATGTGCGAAAGTTCGGAGCGGCTGGAGACGCAAAGACCGACGACACAGCAGCGTTCCAGCGCGCTCTTGATGCAGCGTCCAAGTCAGGCGGAGGAATTGTTTACGCGCCGCCAGGGCGATATCTGCTTCGTGGATCACTGATCGTTCCCGATGGCGTCACCTTGCAGGGGTCCTTTGCCTGTGCACCATCCCATACAGGGGTAAGAGACCGTGGACAGTCCAAGCCGGGCGACGATGGAACGGCTCTGCTTGTAACCGCGAATCAAGGCCACGAAGAAGGCGAGCCATTTCTAACCCTCAACACGAACAGCACCATACGCGGATTGACTCTCTACTATCCGGAACAAGTTACCGACAATACCCCCATAGCCTATCCCTGGACGATCGCAATGCGGGGAAAGAACCCGGCAGTCCTTGATGTTGAATTACTCAATCCCTACCAGGGCATTGATGCCAGCAGAAATGAGCGCCATAACATTCGCAATGTAACTGGACAACCTATCCGCCGGGGCATCTGGGTCGATGCAATTTACGACATCGGACGCATCGAGAACGTGCACTTCAATCCCTGGTGGAACTCGCACAGCGCGGTCTATCAATGGCAGACCAAGAACGGAGAGGCATTTATCTTCGGCCGCGCCGACTGGGAATATGTGCTCAACACGTTCTGCTTCGGCTATCACGTTGGATATAAGTTCGTAGACACCAGTACGGGAAACTGCAACGGAAACTTCCTGGGGATTGGAGCAGATGACTGCAACCGGGCCATTCTGGTCGAGCAATGCGCTTCCTACGGGCTTCTCATTACAAATGGCGAGTTCACTTCATTCCATGGCGACGACCCAACCATGATCGAAGTCCGGCCAACGAATAGTGGCGTTGTCCGGCTCAGCAATAGCGCCTTTTGGGGGCCATGCAATCAAATTGCAAAAATCGCGGGAACGGGGACGGTTGGGTTGAGCGACTGCACCTTCGTGCAGTGGGGCAAAGAGGGTGAGCGTGCAGCAATCCAGGCGTCATCAGGAAGCATTCTGCTGCGCGGGTGCGAGTTCCTTCAGAACAAGCCGCATGTTCTTCTTGGAGAAGACGTGAAGCGTGCTGTCCTCTCCGGCAACCTCTTCGCAGGACCTGCGCAGATCCAGAATCATTCTCACGGAGATGTCCAGATCGGCTTGAATGCCGCGTCATCCTGA
- a CDS encoding SGNH/GDSL hydrolase family protein yields the protein MKAAFARSVLAGLLCSTLIAVTAQQPPSGAMPRASAQHISERQWVGTWATPPVHADTHRSFYQQTLRQIVHTSIGGTQARIRISNLFGSRPLHIEDVHLARWTRGTSIILANTDRLALFNGQPSVTIPPGASAVSDPVTITLPALSDVAISMYLPDHTGPATCNPDAHQTSYIAVGDVSGDTTLKNAATTGSWYYITNLDIQADSWRGALVTLGASITNGYKSTDNANLRWPDILAQRLLGAGLRIGVLNEGISGNRLLTYGAGESAEARFDRDVLAQPGVRWVIFSDDPINDLGSTRPIPKADQLIAGMQQLIDMAHRHHIQFLCSTLTPYQGANYWTPAGETAREEVNAFLRSKTSGCDAVMDQDLATHDPAHPTQYLPAYDSGDHLHPNDAGMQAIANAVDPSIFTQRKSH from the coding sequence ATGAAGGCTGCGTTCGCAAGGTCGGTTCTGGCTGGGTTGCTGTGTTCTACGCTTATTGCTGTCACGGCGCAGCAGCCGCCTTCCGGCGCAATGCCGCGAGCCTCAGCACAGCATATTTCGGAGCGGCAATGGGTGGGAACGTGGGCCACACCACCTGTCCATGCCGATACTCACCGGAGTTTCTACCAACAGACTCTGCGGCAAATCGTGCACACCAGCATTGGCGGCACTCAAGCGCGTATCCGCATCTCCAACCTGTTCGGCAGCCGTCCGCTTCATATCGAAGATGTGCATTTGGCAAGATGGACCCGTGGAACATCTATTATTCTCGCCAACACAGATCGCCTGGCGCTCTTCAACGGACAGCCCTCGGTGACAATCCCGCCAGGCGCATCTGCCGTGAGCGATCCTGTCACAATTACACTTCCTGCTCTCTCCGATGTTGCCATCAGCATGTATCTCCCAGACCACACCGGACCGGCAACCTGCAATCCCGACGCACATCAAACGAGCTACATCGCCGTGGGAGACGTCAGCGGAGACACTACCCTCAAGAATGCTGCCACGACCGGAAGCTGGTATTACATTACAAATCTCGACATACAAGCTGACTCGTGGCGCGGTGCGCTTGTGACGCTAGGTGCCTCTATTACGAATGGGTATAAATCCACAGACAATGCGAACCTCCGCTGGCCCGACATCCTGGCTCAAAGGCTGCTCGGCGCCGGACTTCGTATAGGAGTGTTGAACGAAGGAATAAGCGGGAACAGGCTGCTTACTTACGGAGCTGGAGAAAGTGCAGAGGCCCGCTTTGACCGCGATGTTCTTGCACAGCCTGGTGTCCGCTGGGTCATCTTCTCTGATGATCCGATCAACGATCTGGGATCAACGCGGCCTATTCCCAAGGCGGATCAGTTAATCGCAGGCATGCAGCAGCTTATCGACATGGCCCATCGTCACCACATCCAGTTCTTATGCTCCACACTGACGCCATATCAGGGCGCCAACTACTGGACTCCAGCCGGAGAGACCGCCCGTGAAGAGGTCAACGCATTTCTACGCAGCAAAACAAGCGGATGCGATGCAGTCATGGATCAGGACCTTGCTACCCACGACCCGGCCCACCCCACGCAATATCTACCCGCCTACGATAGCGGCGACCACCTGCATCCGAACGATGCAGGCATGCAGGCTATTGCCAATGCCGTAGACCCTTCGATCTTCACGCAGAGAAAATCTCACTAG